The following are encoded together in the Methylomonas methanica MC09 genome:
- the pilB gene encoding type IV-A pilus assembly ATPase PilB encodes MATAPSNIHFSGLAKCLIQQGVLTEETATAAVEEAQKNKLPFVSYLVKNKQVDSRTVANLASAEFGVPLLDLDAVDLSAVPVKLVSEKLIRQHHALPLFKRGNRLFIATADPTNFQALDEIKFHTRLNTENILVEEEKLMRAIDAALEAVDTTMGNLLDSDLDNIDISGGDEQPVEDTASDVDDAPIVRFVNKILLDSIKKGVSDIHLEPFEKKFRIRFRADGILSEVASPPVGISNRIISRIKVMSKMDIAERRVPQDGRIKMQLSKNRAIDFRVNTCPTLFGEKVVMRILDPTSAQIGIEKLGFEEAQQKLFLSAIHRPYGMVLVTGPTGSGKTVSLYTGLNILNSIERNISTAEDPVEITVEGINQVNVNPKAGLTFAEALRAFLRQDPDIIMVGEIRDLETASIAVKAAQTGHLVLSTLHTNDAPQTINRLMQMGIEPFNIVSAVNLIMAQRLARRLCEYCKKEADFPDSVLLSAGYSQEDIGTFKVYEPVGCEHCTNGYKGRVGIYQVLPISEKMRALILSGGNAMQMAELAKSEGINDLRASGLLKVRQGITSLEEIDRVTKE; translated from the coding sequence CCGTCGAAGAAGCGCAAAAAAATAAACTGCCTTTTGTCAGCTATTTAGTCAAAAACAAGCAGGTGGATAGCCGCACAGTGGCAAATTTGGCTTCTGCGGAATTCGGCGTACCGTTGCTGGATTTGGATGCGGTGGATTTAAGCGCAGTCCCGGTCAAACTGGTGAGCGAAAAGTTGATTCGCCAACACCATGCCTTACCGTTATTTAAGCGCGGCAATCGTTTATTTATTGCGACCGCGGATCCCACCAATTTTCAGGCCCTGGATGAAATAAAATTTCATACCCGACTGAATACTGAAAATATACTGGTAGAAGAAGAAAAACTCATGAGAGCTATCGACGCCGCTTTGGAGGCTGTCGATACAACCATGGGGAATTTACTGGACTCCGACCTGGATAATATCGACATTTCCGGGGGGGATGAGCAGCCGGTTGAAGACACCGCATCTGATGTGGATGATGCGCCTATCGTGCGCTTCGTCAACAAAATTTTGTTGGATTCGATTAAAAAAGGTGTCTCGGATATTCACCTTGAGCCGTTTGAAAAAAAGTTTCGTATTCGGTTTCGCGCGGACGGTATTTTATCGGAGGTGGCCAGTCCGCCGGTCGGTATTTCCAACCGGATTATTTCCCGGATTAAGGTTATGTCCAAGATGGATATTGCCGAACGGCGGGTGCCGCAGGATGGTAGGATCAAGATGCAGTTATCCAAAAATCGCGCCATCGACTTCCGGGTAAATACCTGTCCGACTTTGTTCGGCGAAAAAGTGGTGATGCGGATTCTCGACCCGACCAGTGCTCAGATAGGCATTGAAAAACTTGGGTTTGAAGAGGCTCAACAAAAACTGTTTTTGTCCGCAATTCATCGGCCGTATGGCATGGTGCTGGTAACAGGACCGACCGGTAGCGGTAAAACCGTATCCTTGTATACCGGATTAAATATTCTGAATAGTATCGAGCGCAACATTTCGACGGCCGAAGACCCCGTGGAAATCACGGTAGAAGGCATAAATCAGGTAAACGTTAATCCGAAGGCCGGCTTGACATTTGCCGAGGCGTTACGCGCCTTCCTGCGGCAAGACCCGGACATCATCATGGTGGGGGAGATACGGGATTTGGAAACCGCCAGTATCGCCGTAAAAGCCGCGCAAACCGGTCACTTGGTGTTATCTACTTTGCATACCAATGATGCGCCGCAAACTATCAATCGCTTAATGCAAATGGGCATCGAGCCCTTCAATATCGTTTCGGCGGTTAATTTGATTATGGCGCAACGTTTGGCGCGCCGGTTATGCGAGTACTGTAAGAAAGAGGCCGACTTTCCGGATAGTGTGTTGTTGTCCGCAGGCTATAGTCAGGAAGATATCGGAACATTCAAAGTATATGAACCTGTGGGTTGCGAACATTGTACCAACGGCTATAAGGGCCGAGTCGGTATTTATCAAGTGTTGCCGATCAGCGAAAAAATGCGCGCACTGATCTTAAGCGGCGGTAATGCCATGCAAATGGCGGAACTGGCGAAATCCGAAGGCATTAATGATCTAAGAGCATCGGGGTTGCTAAAAGTGCGCCAAGGCATTACCTCGCTGGAAGAAATAGATCGCGTCACCAAGGAATAA
- a CDS encoding type II secretion system F family protein: MAKQTDQIDFLWEGLDKQSKKTNGLISAKSESIARTELRKMGVRVVKIKPKPKPLFGAKTQKITTGDIAVFARQLATMLEAGVPLVQSFDIIGKGHDNASMSELLLGIKADIEGGDTLAQALGKRPIYFDDLFCNLVNAGEQAGVLEGLLDKIATYKEKTESIRKKVKKALTYPIAVLVVAFIVTAILLIFVVPVFEDLFKGFGADLPAFTKFVISLSEWVQEWWWAVVGVLGGLGYTFGYFKKRSRPFNHFLDRTLLKIPVVGMILEKSAIARFARTLSTMSAAGVPLVEALVSVAGACGNILFYDGVMKMRDDVSTGQQLQFSMVQTGLFPNMVVQMVAIGEESGSIDSMLDKVADFYEEEVDNLVDNLSSLMEPIIMAVLGVLVGGLIVAMYLPIFKLGAAVG, translated from the coding sequence ATGGCCAAGCAAACAGACCAAATCGACTTTCTCTGGGAAGGTCTCGATAAACAGAGTAAAAAAACCAATGGCTTGATCAGTGCCAAGAGTGAAAGTATCGCCCGCACCGAACTCAGGAAAATGGGGGTGAGGGTCGTAAAAATAAAACCCAAGCCCAAACCGCTGTTTGGTGCAAAAACCCAAAAAATCACTACAGGGGATATTGCAGTATTTGCCCGGCAATTGGCAACCATGCTTGAGGCGGGCGTGCCCTTGGTACAATCGTTCGACATTATCGGCAAAGGCCACGACAATGCCAGTATGTCGGAGTTGTTGTTGGGTATTAAAGCCGATATCGAAGGCGGTGATACCTTGGCTCAGGCTTTAGGCAAGCGGCCCATCTATTTTGATGATTTATTCTGCAATCTGGTCAACGCCGGCGAGCAAGCGGGGGTGTTGGAAGGTTTGCTGGACAAAATTGCCACCTATAAGGAAAAAACCGAGTCGATTCGTAAAAAAGTCAAAAAAGCCCTGACTTACCCGATTGCCGTGTTAGTGGTGGCTTTTATCGTCACGGCGATATTGCTGATTTTTGTGGTGCCGGTGTTTGAGGATTTGTTTAAAGGTTTTGGTGCCGATTTGCCTGCGTTCACCAAATTCGTTATCAGTTTGTCGGAATGGGTGCAGGAATGGTGGTGGGCCGTGGTAGGCGTGCTTGGCGGGCTTGGATACACCTTTGGATATTTCAAAAAGCGCTCGCGGCCGTTTAATCACTTTTTGGATAGGACGCTGTTGAAAATTCCGGTAGTCGGCATGATTCTGGAAAAGTCGGCCATTGCCCGTTTCGCCCGTACGTTGTCTACCATGTCTGCCGCCGGAGTGCCATTGGTGGAGGCGCTGGTTTCCGTCGCCGGGGCCTGCGGGAATATCCTGTTTTACGACGGCGTGATGAAAATGCGCGACGATGTGTCCACGGGTCAACAGTTGCAATTTTCCATGGTTCAGACCGGTTTGTTTCCGAATATGGTGGTACAGATGGTGGCGATCGGCGAAGAGTCCGGTTCAATTGACAGCATGCTGGACAAAGTGGCCGATTTTTACGAGGAAGAGGTCGATAACTTGGTCGATAACCTGAGCAGTTTAATGGAACCTATCATTATGGCTGTTTTGGGGGTTTTGGTGGGCGGTTTGATCGTGGCTATGTATTTGCCTATCTTCAAGCTTGGTGCTGCGGTTGGCTAG
- a CDS encoding prepilin peptidase, producing the protein MFLTALQQSPGLLIALVSIVGLMIGSFLNVVIYRLPVMMQGGWRRECLEYLQMPAEEVGETFNLLWPGSRCPVCKTEIKAYQNIPVLSYLWLRGKCSHCSAPISLRYPLIEAFTGLCSALVAWHFGYGLPMLFGLLLTWSLIALSFIDIDHQLLPDSITLPVLWLGLILSLFSIYTDAHASIIGAVAGYLSLWSVYHLFKLLTGKEGMGFGDFKLLALLGAWLGWQYLPLIIILSSLVGACIGIAMIIFRQHEASRPIPFGPYLAAAGWLALIWGSDLNRLYLNYAGL; encoded by the coding sequence ATGTTTTTAACGGCCTTGCAACAATCCCCGGGTTTGCTTATCGCGTTGGTCTCAATAGTGGGGTTAATGATAGGCAGTTTTTTGAATGTGGTGATTTACCGGCTACCGGTCATGATGCAAGGCGGCTGGCGCCGCGAATGTTTGGAATATTTGCAAATGCCGGCGGAAGAAGTGGGTGAGACTTTTAATCTATTGTGGCCCGGCTCTCGTTGTCCTGTGTGTAAAACCGAGATTAAGGCCTATCAGAATATCCCCGTGCTCAGTTACCTTTGGTTACGCGGTAAATGCAGTCATTGTTCTGCGCCTATTTCTTTGCGCTATCCGCTGATTGAAGCCTTTACCGGATTATGCTCCGCACTAGTTGCCTGGCATTTCGGTTACGGTTTACCCATGCTGTTCGGTTTGCTGCTGACCTGGAGCTTGATCGCGCTGAGTTTTATCGATATCGATCATCAATTATTGCCGGATTCCATCACCTTGCCGGTTTTGTGGCTGGGTTTGATTTTAAGTCTGTTTTCTATTTATACCGATGCGCATGCCAGCATAATTGGGGCCGTTGCCGGTTATTTGAGTCTTTGGAGCGTTTATCACCTATTTAAGTTACTGACGGGCAAGGAAGGCATGGGCTTTGGCGACTTTAAGCTTTTGGCTTTACTAGGCGCTTGGTTGGGATGGCAGTATTTACCTTTGATTATCATTTTGTCGTCTTTGGTGGGCGCCTGCATCGGCATTGCCATGATTATATTCAGGCAACACGAAGCCAGTCGTCCGATTCCCTTTGGACCTTATTTGGCCGCCGCCGGTTGGTTGGCCTTGATTTGGGGTAGTGATTTAAATCGCCTATACCTGAATTACGCCGGGTTGTAA
- the coaE gene encoding dephospho-CoA kinase (Dephospho-CoA kinase (CoaE) performs the final step in coenzyme A biosynthesis.): MLKVGMTGGIGSGKSTVCHLFSALNVPIIDTDIIARQLVEPGQPALSQLVAVFGATIIKQDGSLDRTMLRQLVFSDAQHKQQLDAIMHPLIFKELDAQVARLQAVYCLLVIPLLVETHNNYALDRVLLVDCPEQVQVQRVINRDGISREQALAIIAAQASRQQRLALAHDVIDNTATPETLAEQVKRLHNSYLLLATARTTSA, translated from the coding sequence GTGCTGAAAGTGGGTATGACCGGCGGCATCGGCAGCGGAAAATCCACTGTTTGCCATTTGTTTTCGGCTTTAAATGTACCCATTATCGATACCGACATCATTGCCCGCCAGCTGGTAGAGCCCGGGCAACCGGCTTTATCTCAGCTTGTCGCCGTATTCGGCGCAACGATTATTAAGCAGGATGGTTCGCTTGATCGGACGATGCTCAGGCAGCTGGTGTTTTCAGATGCCCAACATAAGCAGCAATTGGATGCCATCATGCATCCCTTGATTTTTAAAGAGTTGGATGCCCAAGTTGCTCGCTTGCAAGCGGTTTATTGCCTGTTAGTCATTCCGCTTTTGGTGGAGACGCATAACAACTATGCGTTGGATCGCGTGTTGCTGGTTGATTGTCCGGAGCAAGTTCAAGTACAGCGGGTTATAAATCGGGATGGGATTAGCCGGGAGCAAGCGCTGGCTATCATCGCCGCGCAAGCCTCACGGCAACAGCGTCTGGCGCTGGCGCATGATGTGATTGACAATACGGCTACTCCCGAGACCCTTGCAGAACAGGTTAAAAGGCTGCACAATTCTTACCTTTTATTAGCCACGGCTAGGACGACATCGGCTTGA
- the zapD gene encoding cell division protein ZapD, with protein MNTLTTYEFPLNERIRVFMRLEQLFQQLSHFMAGDSVFDKRAAVDTLLDILVIFSRSDLKSELIKELERHAKVLGMLSNSQDVDKSKLQTILLELNQASRNLYNASGKVGASVMESGLFQSISQRSAIPGGTCSFDLPAFHYWLEQDLAEQQKDFQQWTLPFADIRIAIDLILGFIRQSSVPKQEIAQAGFFQLALDKAHPVQLLRVGVPVSVGCFAEISGGKHRFSIRFMKPSSDENRPTQTPADISFTLSRCAV; from the coding sequence TTGAATACACTAACGACCTACGAATTCCCTCTTAACGAACGAATTCGGGTGTTTATGCGCCTGGAGCAGTTATTTCAACAACTCAGCCACTTCATGGCTGGGGATTCGGTTTTCGATAAGCGCGCGGCTGTCGATACTTTGCTGGATATCCTGGTCATATTCAGCCGTAGTGATTTAAAATCGGAATTGATCAAGGAGCTGGAAAGACATGCCAAAGTACTCGGCATGTTGAGTAACAGCCAGGATGTCGATAAATCAAAATTACAGACGATTTTACTGGAACTGAATCAGGCCAGCCGGAACCTTTATAACGCCAGCGGCAAAGTCGGTGCCAGCGTTATGGAAAGCGGTTTGTTTCAGAGTATTTCGCAACGTAGCGCCATTCCTGGGGGTACGTGTTCGTTCGATTTGCCGGCTTTCCATTATTGGCTGGAGCAGGATCTGGCCGAACAACAAAAAGACTTTCAGCAGTGGACTTTGCCGTTTGCGGATATCCGCATCGCCATCGACCTTATTTTGGGTTTCATTCGGCAAAGCAGCGTACCCAAACAGGAAATCGCTCAGGCCGGTTTTTTTCAACTGGCCTTGGATAAGGCGCATCCCGTGCAACTGTTACGCGTGGGTGTGCCTGTGTCCGTGGGATGCTTTGCCGAAATCAGCGGCGGTAAACACCGGTTCAGCATTCGTTTTATGAAGCCATCGAGCGATGAGAATCGGCCTACCCAAACGCCGGCGGATATTTCGTTCACATTGTCTCGTTGTGCTGTGTAA
- a CDS encoding DNA gyrase inhibitor YacG: MSGQSPLIVVCPTCKNPVPWVAEQAFKPFCSQRCKLIDLGDWATEAHKIPGQPISTEFDVDSFDADE, encoded by the coding sequence ATGAGCGGGCAGTCACCCCTTATCGTCGTTTGCCCGACGTGCAAAAACCCAGTGCCTTGGGTGGCGGAGCAGGCATTTAAGCCGTTTTGCAGCCAGCGCTGTAAGTTAATCGATCTGGGCGATTGGGCCACCGAAGCGCATAAAATTCCCGGCCAGCCGATTTCGACGGAGTTTGATGTCGATTCGTTCGATGCTGACGAATAA
- a CDS encoding Nudix family hydrolase translates to MSGSAAVHVAVGVIRDGNGNILLTQRAKHTHQGGLWEFPGGKLEAHETVTQALRRELQEEVGITVQTAKPLIKINHCYPDLRVLLDVWQVTDFSGVAEACEGQAMQWVEPRQLSDYAFPVANVPIITASRLPDRYAILEGSSAKQVLANLERIINKRITMLQLRIKSLPAAETAAVCHAVLANCRQHGIQVLLNSDLLLTGLPADGLHLSSRALLACQTKPSPYRWVAASCHNLQELRHAENIGADFAVLAPILPTATHPDAQPLGWETMAKLIDQVNLPVFALGGLELDDMDRVLHAGAQGIAGISAFLS, encoded by the coding sequence ATGAGCGGAAGCGCTGCCGTACATGTTGCCGTCGGCGTGATCCGCGACGGCAACGGGAATATTTTGCTGACTCAGCGTGCCAAGCATACCCACCAAGGCGGCTTATGGGAGTTCCCCGGCGGCAAACTGGAAGCACATGAAACCGTAACGCAGGCACTGCGGCGTGAATTACAGGAAGAAGTGGGGATAACGGTGCAAACCGCCAAACCCCTGATCAAAATAAACCACTGCTATCCGGATTTACGGGTGCTGCTGGATGTTTGGCAAGTCACCGACTTTTCCGGCGTCGCCGAAGCTTGCGAAGGCCAAGCCATGCAGTGGGTCGAGCCTCGGCAACTAAGCGATTACGCATTCCCCGTCGCCAATGTGCCGATTATTACTGCTTCCCGCCTACCCGACCGTTACGCGATTTTGGAAGGGAGTAGCGCCAAGCAGGTACTGGCTAATCTCGAGCGCATCATTAACAAGCGCATTACTATGCTGCAGTTACGGATCAAATCGCTGCCCGCCGCGGAAACTGCAGCTGTTTGTCACGCTGTTTTGGCGAATTGCCGGCAACATGGCATACAGGTTTTGCTGAACTCGGACTTACTCTTGACCGGCCTACCCGCCGACGGCCTTCATCTTAGCAGTCGAGCCTTGCTTGCTTGCCAAACCAAGCCGTCGCCCTATCGCTGGGTAGCGGCATCCTGCCATAATTTGCAGGAGTTACGGCATGCCGAAAATATTGGAGCCGACTTTGCGGTATTGGCGCCGATTTTACCCACCGCAACGCATCCCGACGCCCAGCCGCTGGGTTGGGAGACCATGGCAAAGCTGATCGATCAGGTCAATTTACCGGTATTCGCTTTGGGCGGTCTGGAACTGGATGATATGGATCGCGTACTGCATGCCGGCGCTCAAGGTATCGCCGGCATTAGCGCTTTTTTGAGTTAA